The genomic window GTGCAGTCTTCAGAGCAGTAGACAATTCAAAGCCTGGATAATATAGCTGTATTCTTAGATGGTCTTCCTCATTCACCATGATGGAAGCTTGCTCGTTTTGAGAAATCAGCGCCGCACCAGTTTCATTGTTCTCTGCAAGGTTAGGGCTGATTAAATGTTTTTCAACCAAAACCCTTTTTTCAACCGGCTCAAGCTCTGACATACGCACCAACTTCATTTGTTTAAAGTCCTGAAATGATTGGTTTGTAAGCTCCTGATCCATGTATTCTAATACTTTATTCAAAGAATCTTTATCACTACTAGTCGGAAAAGGGACCTGCTCTAAATTTCGCGCCAATCTAATGCGGCTACTTAACACAATGTCATTGTCTTCACCTTCATTACTCATCCAAGGACTAATAGCATCATTAATGAAATCCTTAAGCGACATTATGAATCACCGCCTTTTTGTTGAGGATTGTTTATTTCTTCATGAAGACTTCTGATTTCATCACGTATTTTTGCAGCCTCTTCGAATTCTTCTTGTTGAATCAGCTGTTGAAGTTTCTCTTTCAATTGGTTTAATTCTCGTTCCTTGTGTAACTTTCCTCCTAAACGTTTTGGTACTTTACCAACATGTTTAGTATTGCCACTGTGGACACGTTTAAAGATAGGGTCCAAATAAGCTTCAAATGCCTTGTAACAATTACTGCATCCGAATTTTCCCTTACTTCTGAACTCCTCATACGACATACCGCAGCGGTCGCACACTAAGCTTCTAGAAGGATGTACTTTTTGTTTTTGATTTAGATTTTGATCAAACGGAAACATTCCAGTCAGAAATTGATGAATCGACATACCACCATTTGGTAAACCCATGTTTCCATCCTGACTAGCGCAATCTTGACATAAATGGATTTCGGATTTCTCACCATTAATCACTTGTGTGTAATGAACAGCTGCATCATTTTCCTGACAGCGTTGACATTTCATGCTTGACCCTCCCAATCAATCTAGAATCTTTATGGTCATTAATAATTCTTTGAAAATTTTAGCTCTAAGTTCATCCCGAGCAGGTAGTGGTATTGATAAAATTTGACGATGCATTATTTTGGACATCAACCTTGCTTCACGCGCTGTCAGCAACTCTTCTTCATACAACCTTTCAATTAAGTCAAGGCTGGCTTGCTGACTTAATTGTTGATTACTTAATAACATCATTTCGTCAATAATTTCTGCCTTCGATTTTGGAGTTAGGCGGATAATCCTTATATAGCCACCACCACCCCTTTTACTTTCAACAATATACCCTTTTTCCACTGTAAAACGCGTTTTTATAACATAATTGATTTGAGATGGTACACATTCAAATTGGTCTGCAATTTCACTTCTCTTTATTTCTATTACATCTCCATTGCTTGATTGAATGATTTTTTTAAGATAATCCTCTATGATGTCAGAAATATTTCGCAAGGTGC from Halalkalibacillus sediminis includes these protein-coding regions:
- a CDS encoding UvrB/UvrC motif-containing protein, which produces MKCQRCQENDAAVHYTQVINGEKSEIHLCQDCASQDGNMGLPNGGMSIHQFLTGMFPFDQNLNQKQKVHPSRSLVCDRCGMSYEEFRSKGKFGCSNCYKAFEAYLDPIFKRVHSGNTKHVGKVPKRLGGKLHKERELNQLKEKLQQLIQQEEFEEAAKIRDEIRSLHEEINNPQQKGGDS
- a CDS encoding CtsR family transcriptional regulator, which gives rise to MRNISDIIEDYLKKIIQSSNGDVIEIKRSEIADQFECVPSQINYVIKTRFTVEKGYIVESKRGGGGYIRIIRLTPKSKAEIIDEMMLLSNQQLSQQASLDLIERLYEEELLTAREARLMSKIMHRQILSIPLPARDELRAKIFKELLMTIKILD